The sequence TTTCTCACGTCTTTAAAGGCAGTACAGCACACTAGCTGACATGggcttttggagtcagaaaaaCAGTTGTGtttgaccttgggtaaattatttaacGTAAGCTTCAGTTTGCTCAGCTGTAAAACAAGGATAGTAATACCTACACCTCATAGATGTACGGTACCCAGGCAGTGTCCAAAAATGGCAGCTGTGAGAACTATCTGCCAGGTAAGCTTTATCTTCTCCACTGTAATAGCAACAGCCTACTTCCCCTGAGGTCTTAACTTGCGGTGCGCTAGCGTCCGGTGTGCCCTCATTCCTCCAGCCAAAGCTATTACTGCTCCTCTGGTTTTAGAGATCATGATTTCCTACagtacaaaaggagaaaaaatggaaacaaagcacAGAGGACTGAGGGGGCCCAGGGGGAGAAAGATgacaaataaagatgaaaatgagaTAGAAaccaaagagacagaaaggggaAAAGCCATTTCTCTCTAAGGAAGCCTGTGGCCTTTCTTCTAGTGACGACCACATACCCTCCCATCTAACCCTTCCCTAGGAATCATGGAGTCCTTCAGTTCAAAGAGTCTGGCGCTGCAAGCAGAGAAGAAGCTGCTGAGTAAGATGGCAGGTCGATCTGTGGCTCATCTCTTCGTTGATGAGACGAGCAGCGAGGTGCTAGATGAGCTCTACCGTGTGtccaaagaatacacacacagCAGGCCCCAGGCCCAGCGGGTTATCAAGGACCTGATCAAGGTGGCCGTCAAGGTGGCCGTGCTGCACCGCAGTGGCTGCTTCAGCCCCAGCGAGCTGGCCTTGGCTACCCGCTTTCGCCAGAAGCTGCGGCAGGGCGCCATGACCGCACTCAGCTTCGGCGAGGTGGACTTCACCTTTGAGGCTGCTGTGCTGGCCGGCCTGCTGACCGAGTGCCGGGATGTGCTGCTGGAACTGGTGGAGCGCCACCTCACACCCAAGTCACATGGCCGCATCCGCCACGTGTTTGATCACTTCTCTGACCCAGGCCTGCTCACGGCCCTCTATGGGCCTGACTACACTCAGCACCTTGGCAAGATCTGTGATGGGCTCAGGAAGCTGCTGGATGAGGGGAAGCTCTGAGAACCCTGACCCTGGCACGTTCCTTCTTGGCAAAATGGCTgactgagaaaaaaagataatgggCTTTCTAACCCTGCTCATCTGCACTAATGCTTTTCAACCCTCAGGTTTCAGTCTTTCCCAAGAGTGCCTGTGACTCTGAGACCACCCCATGCCCAACTGCTGGTGGAGAAGAAGCAATGCTGAGGGTTGAGGCCTCTCTCCTACTCCAGCCCCAAGACAGGAAACAAAGCTGCCTGAAAAAGATGAAGCGAAACTTGGATCTCAATTTTCCCCACAAGGGACCTTTCaaacagggaagccccctcccctcaGAACCAGGGGAAGAGGGCGTAGCCCATCTCACTCCTCTGGGGACACTAAAGACAGGCGGCGCAGGGAGCCTTTAGAGATATCCTAGACCTTCAGTTCTAGGCGGAGTCTGGACAGATACCAGAGACTCTGCTCCAGAGGGCAGGAAGAAGGGGCTAGGGCAGGGGAGAGTCtcacagaggaaataaaactattaaaacatACACAGGGCTCAATGTTTAATCTCTCCAGCTTCTTGTATCTTATGATCATCACAGAGGAAAGAGGTATATAAACACCACTCATCTCACCTCTCACCATTTCCATACAGGAGACTGAGGCATATTTCCAGCATCACCGGGGTTCCCTTGCCTACTTCTTCTGTTTAAGAAACTCAAAAAAAACTGTACCGCAGATCAGTGCTACAAATTGCAAATAAATATGCAGTGAGGAGCAAGACATAGATCAATAGGCTCTGGTCGGGAGAGGATATAAGAAAAAAGACTCCCACAACTGTCCTCCTCTTCAAACTCCACGGCAATCTTCTTCCATCCCTTAGCCTCACACAGGCTGAACAGAGGAGCAGATTAGAAGGGTGACCTGGTGGCATGGAGAGTTCAGGACCCTACATAGCTGTTTTTTTCTCAGAGCAAGAGTTGTGAAAAAGTTATAGTGACCTGGTTAGTCAAGACTGAGCCCAAATTCTTCCATTTGAGATTGGGGGCGAGGCACAGTCTGCCATTCCCTGCAGCAGGGCTAGATCACTGATTGCCCGTTCTCAATAACATGGCTGGCTAAGAAGGTGGGGAAGGTGGGCCAGGAGTCACTGGCTCACTTACTGTTCCTGGGTTCCCCTCATCCCAGGGCTATAGCAATCCCATTTTTCAGCTAATACTGGGAAAGAATAAGATATAGCAAATAAATAATACTTCAATATAGCACCAAATAAATTAGGTAACATAGTTGGAGATGGGGAGGAAGTTCGGGGCTGTGAgagtccctgcctccctgctctaaGGCCAAGGAATGGTGAAAGGGATGGGAAAGGCAGCAGGGATGTTAAAAGAGCCTTTTGAATCTAAAGGACAACTCTAGATTCAGCCCCAGAACTGAGAAGGGGTCTATTTCCCATCCCCTACCCTTGCCAATAGAACTGCTCCAGACCAAGGAACTCCTGACGGACAAGTAGGCTCAGAAGATGGCAGGAGTAagggaggtgggctgggaggcCATGTTCCTGAGCCTCACCTCAGGCTCCTCTCTCCCTCAAGTTGCTCCTTCAACATCTGGCTTCTCTCAATCAGTTCTGGAGACATCAGAGTTTGAAGATTTCATCCTCCTGGTCCCGAAGTGTCCGGGTCCGAGAGGTCCGGGTCAGCGGCACAGGACCTAGGAC comes from Delphinus delphis chromosome 1, mDelDel1.2, whole genome shotgun sequence and encodes:
- the TNFAIP8L2 gene encoding tumor necrosis factor alpha-induced protein 8-like protein 2 → MESFSSKSLALQAEKKLLSKMAGRSVAHLFVDETSSEVLDELYRVSKEYTHSRPQAQRVIKDLIKVAVKVAVLHRSGCFSPSELALATRFRQKLRQGAMTALSFGEVDFTFEAAVLAGLLTECRDVLLELVERHLTPKSHGRIRHVFDHFSDPGLLTALYGPDYTQHLGKICDGLRKLLDEGKL